A genomic segment from Nicotiana tabacum cultivar K326 chromosome 7, ASM71507v2, whole genome shotgun sequence encodes:
- the LOC107782078 gene encoding protein SULFUR DEFICIENCY-INDUCED 1 — protein sequence MIKNYNNGICTKKGEMKQEFYHVIHKLPPGDSPYVRAKYAQLVEKDPEAAIVLFWKAINAGDRVDSALKDMAVVLKQQDRSEEAIEAIKSFRDRCSKQAQESLDNVLIDLYKKCGKLEEQIELLKQKLRMIYQGEAFNGKPTKTARSHGRKFQVTIKQETSRILGNLGWAYMQQTNYAAAEIVYHKAQQIDPDANKACNLCLCLLKQARYSEARSVLEDVLQVKVSGSDDPKSKSRADELLKELEQFGYTSTSPQLNLEDAFIEGLDQLMNEWTPFRSRRLPIFEEISPCRDQLAC from the exons ATGATCAAGAATTACAACAATGGAATAtgcacaaagaaaggagaaatgaaaCAAGAGTTTTATCATGTTATTCATAAGCTTCCTCCTGGTGATAGTCCCTATGTTCGAGCCAAATATGCACAG CTAGTAGAGAAAGATCCAGAGGCTGCTATAGTTCTATTTTGGAAGGCAATAAATGCAGGAGATAGAGTTGATAGTGCCTTGAAAGATATGGCTGTGGTTTTGAAACAACAAGATCGATCTGAAGAGGCTATTGAAGCTATAAAATCATTCAGAGACCGATGCTCGAAACAAGCACAAGAATCATTAGACAATGTTCTCATCGATTTATACAAG AAATGTGGAAAATTAGAGGAGCAGATTGAACTGTTGAAGCAGAAGCTACGAATGATATATCAAGGAGAAGCATTTAATGGTAAACCGACTAAGACTGCTCGCTCCCATGGAAGGAAGTTTCAAGTTACTATCAAGCAAGAGACCTCCAGGATACTG GGTAATTTAGGTTGGGCATACATGCAACAAACCAACTATGCAGCTGCTGAAATTGTTTATCACAAAGCTCAGCAAATTGACCCTGATGCCAATAAAGCCTGCAATCTATGTCTGTGCCTACTAAAACAAGCGCGATATAGTGAAGCAAGGTCGGTTCTTGAAGACGTTTTACAAGTTAAAGTCTCTGGCTCAGACGATCCTAAATCAAAGAGTCGTGCAGACGAACTATTGAAGGAATTGGAACAATTTGGATACACTTCCACTTCTCCCCAATTAAACTTAGAAGATGCATTTATTGAGGGTCTTGACCAGTTGATGAACGAGTGGACCCCCTTTCGATCGAGGCGACTTCCCATTTTTGAAGAAATTTCACCATGTAGAGATCAATTGGCTTGTTGA